The proteins below are encoded in one region of Natronobacterium texcoconense:
- the ubaA gene encoding SAMP-activating enzyme E1: MSDLHLDATQLDRYSRHVIMDEVGPEGQKRLLDGSVLVVGAGGLGSPAIQYLAAAGVGRLGIVDDDVVERSNLQRQIVHGDADVDRPKVESAADYVEALNPDVDVETYETRLTADNVADLVADYDVVLDASDNFATRYLLNDHCVLTETPLSHGAIYRFEGQVTTFTNERTGDDDPPCYRCIFPEAPEPGTVPDCATTGVLGVLPGTVGCIQATEVVKYLIGKGESLEGRLLMYDAMDMSFETVDVLSNPDCPVCGDDPAIDSVEDVSYDGTCSLPAD, from the coding sequence ATGAGCGACCTGCACCTCGATGCGACGCAACTCGATCGCTACTCGAGACACGTGATCATGGACGAGGTCGGCCCCGAAGGGCAGAAACGGCTGCTCGATGGGTCGGTGCTCGTCGTCGGTGCGGGCGGGCTGGGATCGCCGGCGATCCAGTATCTCGCAGCGGCGGGCGTCGGCCGACTGGGAATCGTCGACGACGACGTCGTCGAGCGGTCGAACCTGCAGCGACAGATCGTCCACGGCGACGCAGACGTCGACCGGCCGAAAGTCGAGAGCGCGGCCGACTACGTGGAAGCGCTGAACCCCGACGTCGACGTCGAGACCTACGAGACGCGACTCACCGCGGACAACGTCGCCGACCTCGTCGCCGACTACGACGTCGTCCTCGATGCCAGCGACAACTTCGCGACGCGGTACCTGCTCAACGACCACTGCGTGCTCACCGAGACGCCGCTGTCACACGGCGCGATCTACCGGTTCGAAGGACAGGTCACGACGTTCACGAACGAGCGCACGGGGGACGACGATCCGCCGTGTTACCGCTGTATCTTCCCCGAAGCGCCCGAGCCCGGCACCGTCCCCGACTGTGCGACGACCGGCGTCCTCGGTGTGCTCCCCGGCACCGTCGGCTGTATCCAGGCGACCGAGGTCGTCAAATACCTCATCGGAAAAGGAGAATCCCTCGAGGGACGGCTCCTGATGTACGACGCGATGGACATGAGTTTCGAGACCGTCGACGTCCTCTCGAATCCGGACTGTCCGGTCTGTGGCGACGATCCAGCGATCGACTCCGTCGAAGACGTTTCCTACGACGGCACCTGTTCGCTGCCCGCGGATTGA
- a CDS encoding DoxX family protein, protein MAATSANRLEGRLGGVTLEGSPHALSAWFVVALRFVMGGMILFAGLGKFAFVSGEPFDASGFLVHGVDPASPVSGLYAAMAGNAALLEVINVIVPVTQVLIGVALIAGAFVRLAALGGAMQMGMFYLGGWEGQWLALFDSTLIYAVVFLALGALAAGRIAGLDRYIEQIEVGDQTLVERYPKLRYVLG, encoded by the coding sequence ATGGCAGCAACTTCCGCAAATCGTCTCGAAGGCCGTCTCGGTGGGGTAACGCTCGAGGGCAGCCCACACGCGCTGAGTGCGTGGTTCGTGGTCGCCCTGCGATTCGTCATGGGCGGCATGATACTGTTCGCGGGACTGGGGAAGTTCGCGTTCGTTAGCGGGGAGCCGTTCGACGCGAGCGGCTTTCTCGTCCACGGCGTCGATCCAGCCAGCCCCGTTAGCGGGCTCTACGCTGCGATGGCGGGTAACGCCGCGTTGCTCGAGGTCATCAACGTGATCGTCCCGGTTACGCAGGTGCTGATCGGCGTCGCCCTCATTGCGGGGGCATTCGTCCGCCTGGCCGCCCTTGGTGGAGCCATGCAGATGGGCATGTTCTACCTCGGTGGCTGGGAAGGCCAGTGGCTCGCGCTGTTCGACTCGACGCTGATCTACGCGGTCGTCTTCCTCGCACTCGGCGCGCTCGCTGCGGGCCGCATCGCGGGACTCGACCGCTACATCGAACAGATCGAGGTCGGCGACCAGACACTGGTCGAACGCTACCCCAAACTCCGGTACGTCCTGGGTTGA
- a CDS encoding metallophosphoesterase: MAEDTDDRVYYVISDLHIGGDEQLEEIEFRGELLDFLGRLERTDENTELIINGDAFGLWEFTTVEGIEKFEVLEETYPELFDQLRATGENVDITLLPGNHDHELAAYDEYVDRFAEYNVDLVPEQSISRRVGEQVIHFEHGHQRDQNNRIEDWGNPHATPLGYYYNTLITSRAGQLSNRGRYNWLKDVQAVTPTERMPVWLFSKYFYREMNPVLRYSLVPFLLLFNISAILAILAGLDLTGIWSMPVERTTAFLGQFGRAGTAVWFLLAVNVSVAGLLLLIAVPLHLIRRDLRKTIDRFGIFETDLTVDPEAPYEEAAQEVFDERPETTIFCYGHTHRPTLREIDGGIMVNTGTWLKRLHRRDGIIGLLPPVFYPSYQLAAARISPASDGVAVELEQFTKPSPATEELTWTERFFTVGREPELDLPDRYVVDDEKAKQPKQPAQN, from the coding sequence ATGGCCGAAGATACCGATGATCGGGTCTACTACGTGATCAGCGACCTCCACATCGGCGGCGACGAACAGCTCGAGGAAATCGAGTTTCGCGGGGAACTGCTCGACTTTCTCGGGCGACTGGAGCGGACCGACGAGAACACCGAGTTGATCATCAACGGTGACGCCTTCGGACTCTGGGAGTTCACGACCGTCGAGGGGATCGAGAAGTTCGAGGTGCTCGAGGAGACGTATCCGGAGCTGTTCGACCAGCTTCGGGCGACCGGCGAGAACGTCGATATCACGCTGTTGCCGGGAAACCACGATCACGAGCTCGCGGCCTACGACGAGTACGTCGACCGGTTCGCCGAGTACAACGTGGACCTCGTTCCCGAACAGTCGATCAGCCGACGGGTCGGCGAGCAGGTGATTCACTTCGAGCACGGCCACCAGCGAGATCAGAACAATCGGATCGAAGACTGGGGGAATCCACACGCGACGCCGCTTGGCTATTATTACAACACGCTCATTACGAGTCGAGCGGGACAGCTCTCCAACCGCGGGCGGTACAACTGGCTGAAAGACGTCCAGGCAGTGACGCCGACGGAGCGGATGCCGGTATGGTTGTTCTCGAAGTACTTCTACCGGGAGATGAACCCGGTGTTGCGGTACTCGCTGGTGCCGTTCCTGTTGCTGTTCAACATCAGTGCCATCCTCGCGATACTCGCGGGGCTGGATCTCACGGGGATCTGGTCGATGCCAGTCGAACGAACGACTGCGTTTCTCGGACAGTTCGGACGTGCAGGAACCGCGGTCTGGTTCCTGCTCGCCGTCAACGTCTCCGTCGCGGGGCTGCTGTTACTGATCGCAGTCCCACTGCACCTCATCCGACGGGACCTCAGGAAGACGATCGATCGCTTCGGCATCTTCGAGACCGATCTCACCGTCGACCCCGAGGCACCGTACGAGGAGGCCGCCCAGGAGGTCTTCGACGAACGGCCGGAGACGACGATCTTCTGTTACGGCCACACTCACCGACCGACGCTCCGGGAGATAGACGGCGGGATCATGGTCAACACCGGAACCTGGCTCAAGCGACTCCACCGACGCGACGGGATCATCGGACTCCTGCCGCCGGTGTTCTATCCGTCCTATCAGCTGGCTGCAGCCCGCATCTCCCCCGCGTCGGACGGCGTCGCCGTAGAGCTCGAGCAGTTCACGAAACCCAGTCCCGCGACGGAAGAACTCACCTGGACCGAGCGCTTCTTCACCGTCGGTCGAGAGCCCGAACTCGACTTACCAGACCGCTACGTCGTCGACGACGAAAAAGCGAAACAGCCGAAACAGCCGGCGCAGAACTAG
- a CDS encoding UvrD-helicase domain-containing protein: MATTETKVTRLFGGPGSGKTTALLDHVEEILEQDGVTFRDILVVSYTRAAAQEVRERLADRLDESPRALQGNVCTMHAKAYDLLDLSRSDVIGESEKEEFCEQYGLEFEDEYSGAGRRTARSTTIGNKIIATSQWLQRTSRDVADWYDVPFQWDEEEVRLPPEIDPNAQEGNKYTPTWPSDDDRIDVPEAIRAWRSYKGEEGKIGFADMLERVKQRSLIPNVDYLVIDEFQDITTLQYDVYDEWKPHVDQVLIAGDDDQVVYSWQGADPALLLEEEVDDDVILPNSYRLPSNVLNAVNKEIRHIEKRQDKDLKPRKEGGAVEARRNASMLDVVRMVRRTLVEDPDGTIMILFRARYQMFQFIDEFITEGVPFTSLTDQRMWTDRLTQYVRAVEAIDEGEDVTGLQARRLADMLQESAFGTEERDDLFDTIDERQEEAGIEDLEQLMIPAEVVEDHAPFMPGPASAADMVRKVTNFQKKSVRSYFGIGEYTGMDTDRVRVGTIHSAKGREADHVIVGTDLTEKVVEQMVATVDDPEDVPGVEEFTKTTSPVPVLTDNERRVFYVGMSRARERLVLLENLVDGAPTLPIDVLLNGHVTDTPLEDLVAEAQEPISEDGDEVEAEAP; this comes from the coding sequence ATGGCTACCACGGAGACGAAGGTCACCCGGCTGTTCGGTGGTCCGGGGAGCGGGAAGACGACTGCGCTTCTCGACCACGTCGAAGAAATTCTCGAGCAGGATGGCGTCACGTTCCGGGATATCCTCGTCGTCTCGTACACACGAGCGGCTGCACAGGAAGTTCGCGAACGACTGGCCGACCGACTCGACGAGAGCCCCCGTGCGCTGCAGGGCAACGTCTGTACTATGCACGCCAAGGCGTACGATCTCTTAGATCTCTCTCGAAGCGACGTCATCGGCGAATCCGAGAAAGAAGAATTTTGCGAGCAGTACGGCCTCGAGTTCGAAGACGAGTACAGCGGCGCTGGCCGACGAACTGCTCGATCGACGACGATCGGAAACAAGATCATCGCGACCAGCCAGTGGCTCCAGCGGACCAGCCGCGACGTCGCTGACTGGTACGACGTCCCCTTCCAGTGGGACGAGGAGGAGGTTCGTCTCCCTCCCGAGATCGACCCCAACGCACAGGAGGGCAACAAGTACACCCCCACGTGGCCCTCCGACGACGACCGGATCGACGTCCCCGAAGCGATCCGCGCCTGGCGCTCCTACAAGGGCGAGGAAGGAAAGATCGGCTTCGCGGACATGCTAGAGCGAGTGAAACAGCGCTCGCTGATTCCGAACGTCGACTACCTCGTGATCGACGAGTTCCAGGACATCACGACCCTGCAGTACGACGTCTACGACGAGTGGAAACCCCACGTCGACCAGGTCCTGATCGCCGGCGACGACGACCAGGTCGTCTACTCCTGGCAGGGTGCCGATCCCGCACTCCTGCTCGAGGAAGAGGTCGACGACGACGTTATTCTCCCCAACTCCTATCGTCTCCCGTCGAACGTCCTCAACGCGGTCAACAAGGAGATCCGCCACATCGAGAAACGACAGGACAAGGACCTCAAACCCCGCAAGGAGGGTGGTGCTGTCGAGGCTCGTCGGAACGCCTCGATGCTCGACGTCGTCCGGATGGTCCGTCGGACCCTCGTCGAAGACCCCGACGGAACGATCATGATCCTGTTCCGGGCGCGCTACCAGATGTTCCAGTTCATCGACGAGTTCATCACCGAGGGCGTGCCGTTTACCTCGCTGACCGACCAGCGGATGTGGACCGACCGACTCACCCAGTACGTTCGCGCAGTCGAGGCGATCGACGAGGGAGAGGACGTCACCGGCCTGCAGGCTCGACGACTCGCCGACATGCTTCAGGAGTCGGCGTTCGGCACCGAGGAGCGCGACGACCTCTTCGATACCATCGACGAACGCCAGGAGGAAGCCGGTATCGAGGACCTCGAGCAACTGATGATCCCCGCGGAGGTCGTCGAGGACCACGCCCCGTTCATGCCCGGTCCCGCTTCGGCGGCCGACATGGTCCGGAAAGTGACGAACTTCCAGAAGAAAAGCGTCCGGTCGTACTTCGGCATCGGCGAGTACACCGGCATGGACACCGATCGCGTCCGCGTCGGGACGATCCACTCCGCGAAGGGTCGTGAAGCCGACCACGTCATCGTCGGCACCGACCTCACCGAGAAGGTCGTCGAGCAGATGGTCGCGACGGTAGACGACCCCGAAGATGTCCCCGGCGTCGAGGAGTTCACCAAGACCACCTCGCCCGTGCCCGTCCTCACGGACAACGAACGCCGCGTCTTCTACGTCGGCATGTCCCGTGCCCGCGAACGGCTGGTCCTGCTGGAGAACCTCGTCGACGGCGCGCCGACGCTGCCGATCGACGTCTTACTCAACGGCCACGTCACCGACACGCCGCTCGAGGACCTGGTCGCGGAAGCACAGGAACCGATATCCGAAGACGGTGACGAGGTCGAAGCCGAAGCACCGTAA
- a CDS encoding riboflavin synthase: MFTGIVEETGEIVARERTEDGLRLRIGADEVATGLEHGQSVSVSGACLTVERFEDGDWFEVFLATETVERTYLDELEEDDAVNLERAMPAEGRFDGHVVQGHVDAVATVSNIESIEEDWFFEFELPESYDRYVVEKGSITLDGISLTVADFDPEAGTVTVAIIPTTYELTTLSEKSVGDPVHLEVDVLAKYVERLLESRFD; this comes from the coding sequence ATGTTTACGGGTATCGTCGAGGAAACCGGCGAGATCGTCGCTCGAGAGCGCACCGAGGACGGCCTCCGTCTCCGGATCGGCGCGGATGAGGTCGCGACGGGACTCGAGCACGGACAGAGCGTAAGCGTCAGCGGCGCGTGTCTCACGGTCGAACGATTCGAGGACGGCGACTGGTTCGAGGTCTTCCTCGCGACCGAGACCGTCGAGCGGACCTACCTCGACGAACTCGAGGAGGACGACGCCGTCAACCTGGAACGAGCGATGCCCGCAGAGGGGCGGTTCGACGGGCACGTCGTGCAGGGCCACGTCGACGCGGTCGCGACGGTCTCGAATATCGAATCCATCGAAGAGGACTGGTTCTTCGAGTTCGAACTCCCCGAAAGCTACGACCGCTACGTCGTCGAGAAGGGATCGATCACGCTCGATGGGATTAGTCTGACTGTCGCCGATTTCGATCCCGAGGCAGGGACCGTCACCGTCGCGATCATCCCGACGACCTACGAACTGACGACGCTCTCCGAGAAGTCCGTCGGCGATCCGGTCCACCTCGAGGTCGACGTGCTCGCGAAGTACGTCGAACGGCTGCTCGAGTCGCGGTTCGACTGA
- a CDS encoding peptidase M24, with amino-acid sequence MTASDGTEVGSGRSSGAAGRLSTHVDLEAALSDALESTDAAAFVHVGTARDPRIRYLLSETDDSTYAVAYDGDEWLVRTSAESGHPADRLAGALASEGTVLTPAQIPHDAALYLENQGFELASTDALERARATKTSAERERIEAAQQVARAGIQRGAELLATATTEDDSLVVDGEPLTVDHLRIAIDEAMVAAGGFPAGNTAIESVSGSQLRPGEPIVVTVAPREPGGYHGSLARTFVADGDGGRERRTHVGMTQAFRSTQAMLTADTESVTAVEADLEAEIRAFGEDGPLETNVAGIGVEPAERPIAGADDVAPGSVVRIDVTVSVGDGSLRIADLLAKDDDGVEWLAAPSRSLSPAMMLE; translated from the coding sequence GTGACTGCAAGCGACGGGACGGAAGTCGGCTCCGGACGCAGTAGCGGTGCGGCCGGCCGACTCTCCACCCACGTCGACCTCGAGGCGGCGCTTTCGGACGCGCTCGAGTCGACCGACGCGGCGGCGTTCGTCCACGTCGGCACGGCTCGGGATCCGAGAATCCGCTATCTCCTTTCGGAGACCGACGACTCGACGTACGCGGTCGCCTACGACGGCGACGAGTGGTTGGTTCGAACGTCCGCGGAGTCGGGCCATCCGGCCGATCGACTCGCCGGTGCACTCGCGTCCGAGGGGACTGTCCTGACCCCCGCCCAGATCCCCCACGACGCCGCGCTCTACCTCGAGAATCAGGGATTCGAACTCGCCTCGACGGACGCCCTCGAGCGCGCTCGAGCGACGAAGACGTCCGCGGAACGCGAACGGATCGAAGCCGCTCAGCAAGTTGCACGGGCGGGGATCCAGCGCGGTGCCGAACTGCTCGCGACCGCGACGACCGAAGACGACTCGCTCGTCGTGGACGGAGAGCCGTTGACGGTCGATCACCTCCGCATTGCGATCGACGAGGCGATGGTCGCTGCGGGCGGTTTTCCCGCCGGCAATACTGCGATCGAATCCGTCAGCGGCTCGCAACTCCGACCGGGCGAACCGATCGTCGTCACCGTCGCACCCCGCGAACCCGGCGGCTACCACGGCAGTCTCGCCCGGACGTTCGTCGCCGACGGCGACGGCGGCCGGGAACGACGAACCCACGTCGGGATGACCCAGGCGTTTCGCTCCACGCAGGCGATGCTCACCGCGGACACCGAAAGCGTCACCGCAGTCGAAGCCGATCTCGAGGCCGAAATTCGAGCGTTCGGCGAGGACGGACCGCTCGAGACGAACGTCGCCGGTATCGGCGTAGAGCCCGCGGAACGACCGATCGCGGGCGCCGACGACGTCGCTCCGGGAAGCGTCGTCCGGATCGACGTGACCGTCTCGGTCGGCGACGGTTCTCTCCGGATCGCGGATCTGCTCGCGAAAGACGACGACGGCGTCGAGTGGCTCGCCGCGCCGTCGCGGTCGCTCTCGCCGGCAATGATGCTCGAGTAG
- a CDS encoding DUF7563 family protein, translated as MPECQNCGAFVTDAYARVFTPRGVDDPRVCPDCQDKIRDGAEVRAARSSRNP; from the coding sequence ATGCCGGAATGCCAGAACTGCGGCGCGTTCGTAACGGATGCATACGCCCGGGTATTCACGCCACGCGGCGTCGACGATCCTCGCGTCTGTCCCGACTGTCAGGACAAGATACGCGACGGTGCCGAGGTCCGTGCCGCCCGTTCGTCACGGAACCCCTAA
- a CDS encoding MBL fold metallo-hydrolase, whose amino-acid sequence MVTTITAGRLADLLDEDADFALVDTRPEESYESWHVPGAKHFPFGPEEDLEVDGQLEAFDEVVGDRDRVITICAKGISSGNLATQLESATDAYEVQAVDGGMKAWSGVYDHVPVDVGGDVQVVQVQRRAKGCLGYVVGCKETGEAVVVDPTADTNEYAVAAEEADLSIVGVIDTHVHADHVSGGRELSDDLEVPYYLGEWAAERDVKLEFTTLERNEVLAVGEREIKALYAPGHTSDMINLLVDDRALLTADTLHVNSTGRTELEFSEDAGKEGAEMLYETLHRTILAEPESVVVLPGHVTVTAEGEFEHGSAGEPIATTIRDARGEIDLLSLEREDFVDRMADAGEKPANYEEIIDRNRGALEIAPEERIELEMGPNNCSA is encoded by the coding sequence ATGGTCACCACGATTACCGCCGGCCGACTCGCCGACCTGCTCGACGAGGACGCCGACTTCGCGCTCGTCGACACCCGACCGGAGGAGAGCTACGAGTCCTGGCACGTTCCCGGAGCGAAACACTTCCCGTTCGGCCCGGAAGAAGATCTCGAGGTCGACGGCCAGCTCGAGGCGTTCGACGAGGTCGTCGGCGATAGAGACCGCGTGATCACCATCTGTGCGAAGGGAATCTCGTCGGGGAACCTGGCGACACAACTCGAGTCGGCGACCGACGCGTACGAGGTCCAGGCCGTCGACGGCGGGATGAAAGCCTGGAGCGGCGTCTACGACCACGTGCCGGTCGACGTCGGCGGCGACGTGCAGGTCGTCCAGGTCCAGCGTCGCGCGAAAGGCTGTCTCGGCTACGTCGTCGGCTGCAAGGAGACGGGCGAGGCCGTCGTCGTCGATCCCACCGCGGACACCAACGAGTACGCCGTCGCCGCCGAGGAAGCGGATCTCTCGATCGTCGGCGTGATCGACACGCACGTCCACGCCGATCACGTCTCCGGCGGCCGGGAACTCTCCGACGACCTCGAGGTCCCGTACTACTTGGGCGAGTGGGCGGCCGAGCGGGACGTGAAACTCGAGTTCACGACGCTCGAGCGAAACGAGGTGCTCGCGGTGGGCGAACGCGAGATCAAGGCGCTGTACGCGCCGGGACACACCAGCGACATGATCAACCTGCTGGTCGACGACCGGGCGCTGCTGACGGCCGACACGCTGCACGTGAACTCGACGGGACGAACGGAACTCGAATTTAGCGAAGACGCCGGAAAGGAGGGCGCAGAGATGCTCTACGAGACGCTTCACCGGACGATCCTCGCCGAACCCGAGTCGGTCGTCGTCCTACCGGGTCACGTCACGGTCACCGCGGAGGGCGAGTTCGAACACGGGTCGGCCGGCGAACCGATCGCGACGACGATCAGGGACGCTCGAGGGGAAATCGATCTCCTCTCGCTCGAGCGCGAGGACTTCGTCGACCGGATGGCCGACGCCGGCGAGAAGCCCGCGAACTACGAGGAGATCATCGACCGCAACCGCGGCGCGCTCGAGATCGCACCCGAAGAGCGGATCGAACTCGAGATGGGGCCGAACAACTGTTCGGCCTAG
- a CDS encoding MBL fold metallo-hydrolase, producing MERIPLSNSAFEGANNAYLFHEGDETALIDTGDWLPETREQLEAGLADHGVGFADVDRIFLTHWHHDHTGLAGEIQAESGADVYVHREDAPLVEGDREAWEELFDLQEEYFEQWGMPEPDREVLRDRMVGPDETSRKPSVTPIDGGDTFTVGDTDLEVVHASGHAAGLCLFEAGDEVFSGDALLPVYTPNVGGADVRVDDPLEKYLRALRQIADADYDRAWPGHRDPIDDPTDRAEHIIHHHEERAYRVLDALDRIGPCDTWTVSADLFGDLEDIHILHGPGESSAHLEHLERAGTVVRDGTEYRLVEGVADELAAIDDECWPLEY from the coding sequence ATGGAACGGATCCCGCTGTCCAACTCCGCGTTCGAGGGGGCCAACAATGCGTACCTATTCCACGAGGGCGACGAGACGGCGCTGATCGACACGGGCGACTGGCTGCCCGAGACGCGCGAACAACTCGAGGCCGGACTCGCGGACCACGGCGTCGGGTTCGCGGACGTCGATCGAATCTTCCTGACTCACTGGCACCACGACCATACGGGACTCGCCGGCGAGATACAGGCCGAGAGCGGTGCCGACGTCTACGTCCACCGCGAAGACGCCCCGCTCGTCGAAGGCGACCGTGAGGCCTGGGAAGAACTGTTCGACCTCCAGGAAGAGTACTTCGAGCAGTGGGGGATGCCCGAACCGGACCGCGAGGTCCTTCGCGATCGAATGGTCGGTCCCGACGAAACCTCCCGAAAACCGTCTGTGACCCCAATCGACGGCGGCGACACGTTCACCGTCGGCGACACCGACCTCGAGGTCGTCCACGCCTCCGGTCACGCGGCCGGACTCTGTCTGTTCGAGGCCGGCGACGAGGTCTTCTCCGGCGACGCGCTCCTGCCTGTCTACACGCCCAACGTCGGCGGTGCCGACGTCCGCGTCGACGATCCGCTCGAGAAGTACCTTCGGGCGCTCCGGCAGATTGCGGACGCCGACTACGACCGGGCCTGGCCGGGCCATCGTGATCCGATCGACGATCCGACGGATCGGGCCGAACACATCATCCACCACCACGAGGAACGGGCCTACCGCGTCCTCGACGCACTCGACCGGATCGGCCCCTGTGACACCTGGACCGTCAGCGCCGACCTCTTCGGCGACCTCGAGGACATCCACATCCTGCACGGTCCCGGCGAGTCCTCCGCTCACCTCGAACACCTCGAGCGAGCGGGTACCGTCGTTCGAGACGGGACGGAGTACCGGCTCGTCGAGGGCGTCGCTGACGAACTCGCGGCGATCGACGACGAGTGCTGGCCGCTCGAGTACTGA
- a CDS encoding Tfx family DNA-binding protein, which yields MLDEVDELLEDIGFEPGASVLTYRQAQVLALRERDISQADIADELGTSRANVSSIESSARENLQKARETVAFAEALRAPVRVRVPEGTDLYDVPDLVYEACDEAGVKVDYTAPDLMKAVSDAAGAAVSGRQVSTPLIVGVTSDGMVRVRHQE from the coding sequence ATGCTCGATGAGGTCGACGAGCTACTCGAGGACATCGGGTTCGAACCGGGGGCGAGCGTGCTGACCTACCGGCAGGCACAGGTGCTCGCGCTTCGCGAACGGGATATTTCGCAGGCGGATATCGCCGACGAACTCGGGACGTCGCGGGCGAACGTCTCCTCGATCGAGTCCAGTGCCCGCGAAAACCTGCAGAAAGCACGCGAAACGGTCGCGTTCGCGGAGGCGCTCCGGGCACCGGTTCGCGTCCGCGTTCCGGAAGGCACCGACCTCTACGACGTGCCGGACCTCGTCTACGAGGCCTGCGACGAGGCCGGCGTCAAAGTCGACTACACTGCGCCCGACCTGATGAAAGCCGTCAGCGACGCCGCGGGAGCGGCCGTCTCCGGCCGCCAGGTCTCGACGCCGTTGATCGTCGGCGTCACCTCGGACGGCATGGTGCGAGTTCGTCACCAGGAGTAA
- a CDS encoding DUF7533 family protein, whose translation MTGILDTVKFAGVLVLAIPPALAGLELLVVRGQTLTGGALITLAILLVLVQQRLTTPGDVPGLVARRLVGTVTDEPESESDERS comes from the coding sequence ATGACTGGAATCCTCGACACAGTCAAGTTCGCAGGCGTTCTCGTGCTCGCGATTCCACCCGCACTGGCGGGTCTCGAGTTGCTCGTCGTTCGCGGACAGACGCTGACCGGCGGCGCACTCATCACGCTCGCAATCTTGCTCGTACTCGTCCAGCAACGGCTCACGACGCCGGGCGACGTTCCCGGTCTCGTCGCCAGGCGGCTGGTCGGGACGGTGACAGACGAACCTGAGTCGGAGTCCGACGAGCGGTCGTAG
- a CDS encoding HVO_0416 family zinc finger protein, with product MATSPNGAGDDVFDQFLTDRGHSVEQAGWEREYNKKQCPECGGLHETSATDCTVCGWEPTA from the coding sequence ATGGCAACCTCACCCAATGGTGCCGGTGACGATGTCTTCGATCAATTCCTCACTGACCGCGGTCACTCGGTAGAACAGGCAGGGTGGGAACGCGAGTATAACAAGAAACAGTGTCCGGAGTGTGGCGGCCTCCACGAGACGTCCGCCACGGACTGTACAGTCTGTGGGTGGGAGCCGACGGCGTAG